One Tachysurus fulvidraco isolate hzauxx_2018 chromosome 2, HZAU_PFXX_2.0, whole genome shotgun sequence DNA segment encodes these proteins:
- the LOC113658970 gene encoding putative nuclease HARBI1, giving the protein MLCVALRFFANGSFVYNIGDAEHISKATVFRAVRKVSLALKRFLTIFVLFPWHKPVRVIKEEFYRIAGFPNVVGCTDSTQILIIAPSENEVDYVNRRSIHSINVQIICDAAHIITNVEAKWPGSVHDSRMYRESTLSNRLESCK; this is encoded by the exons ATGCTTTGTGTTGCCTTACGTTTCTTTGCAAATGgtagttttgtgtataacatcGGGGATGCAGAACATATTAGTAAGGCTACTGTTTTCAGAGCGGTCAGGAAAGTGTCCCTCGCTCTTAAGCGCTTTCTGacaatttttgtgttgtttccttgGCACAAACCAGTGAGAGTCATCAAAGAGGAGTTTTACAGGATTGCAG GATTTCCAAATGTGGTTGGATGCACTGATAGCACACAGATTCTGATCATTGCACCTTCTGAAAATGAAGTGGATTATGTCAACAGAAGGTCCATCCACAGTATTAATGTGCAG ATCATATGTGATGCTGCACATATAATCACAAATGTGGAGGCTAAGTGGCCCGGCTCTGTTCATGACTCAAGAATGTATCGGGAGTCAACCCTGAGTAACAGACTGGAAAGTTGTAAGTAA